In Deinococcus ficus, a single genomic region encodes these proteins:
- a CDS encoding CHRD domain-containing protein yields MKTPLLLSLPLAAALSACTMMGPPTTLTFKHNPVTADPQAMGMAVVTTGMDGMLTTTLNLTGLTPGKTYAAHYHAFGPDSATDPCASNGPVSVGFPSFTADAAGRATVSVTSDPAKTAGNLGAYINVHYGDDLQVIPLCAPIRTSRT; encoded by the coding sequence ATGAAAACCCCCCTGCTGCTCAGCCTGCCCCTGGCCGCCGCCCTCAGCGCCTGCACCATGATGGGTCCGCCCACCACCCTCACCTTCAAGCACAACCCGGTCACGGCCGACCCGCAGGCCATGGGCATGGCCGTGGTCACCACCGGCATGGACGGCATGCTGACCACCACCCTGAACCTCACGGGCCTCACACCGGGCAAGACGTATGCCGCGCACTACCACGCGTTCGGGCCGGACTCGGCCACCGATCCCTGCGCCTCGAACGGCCCCGTGTCGGTGGGCTTCCCGTCCTTCACGGCCGACGCCGCGGGCCGCGCGACCGTGTCCGTGACCAGCGACCCGGCCAAGACCGCCGGGAACCTGGGCGCGTACATCAACGTGCATTACGGTGACGATCTCCAGGTGATTCCGCTGTGCGCACCCATCCGCACCAGCCGGACCTGA